A window from Calliopsis andreniformis isolate RMS-2024a unplaced genomic scaffold, iyCalAndr_principal scaffold0001, whole genome shotgun sequence encodes these proteins:
- the LOC143186450 gene encoding putative GTP-binding protein EngB: MRKSSLINLLINSKKAARVSSKSGCTRQINFYSMCRGKFRLVDLPGYGYSHTDSKVELKEIDKHFIYWLIYNNINFNVVLTKIDRVSQESLNAILEDTQKWINNVNVSIHQIRIRVKHKIIKVKYHLNKKQKYYLKCCLAYLALWLKLLSLNLGINPVIVHDGEYEIN; this comes from the exons ATGA GAAAATCCAGTCTGATCAACTTACTGATAAACAGCAAAAAAGCTGCCAGAGTTTCCTCTAAATCTGGATGCACTAgacaaataaatttttattctatgtGCAGGGGTAAATTCAGACTTGTTGACCTACCAGGGTATGGTTACTCTCATACAG ATAGCAAGGTAGAATTAAAAGAAATAGACAAACACTTCATTTATTggttaatatataataatattaacttTAACGTTGTGCTAACAAAAATAGATAGGGTGAGTCAAGAAAGCCTAAATGCCATTCTAGAAGATACTCAAAAATGGATTAATAATGTGAATGTGTCAATTCATCAAATAAGGATCCGtgttaagcataaaataatcaA GGTAAAGTATCATTTGAACAAAAAGCAGAAATATTACTTGAAGTGCTGTCTAGCGTACCTAGCTTTGTGGCTGAAACTTTTATCATTAAAT CTTGGTATAAATCCGGTGATAGTTCATGACGGAGAATATGAAATTAACTGA
- the LOC143186449 gene encoding heme exporter protein C-like, translating into MLYSVILKIIASNRLLKLKTTLLIKLKLIGKLLTQLFSNTILDWDYLFRMFLIGMFSALFFSPEDYRQGEIVRIMYIHVPSACLALGIYGHITSLSFISLVWNNSIANILVHDAAPAGTVSSAICLITGSIWGKGTWDTWWVWDARLTSMLILFFLYVGYLSLWSAFDNEAWAKNSAAVFAIFSAINIPAVSTLHQPASILRRGGVAIECFLLLPLIVMFMFYATFLVVWILYSLYLINLYKIKREISMRY; encoded by the exons ATGTTATACAGTGTTATACTAAAAATAATAGCAAGCAATCGGCTACTAAAATT AAAAACTACCCTGTTGATAAAACTCAAATTAATTGGTAAACTCTTAACACAATTATTCTCAAA CACTATCTTGGATTGGGATTATTTATTTCGCATGTTTTTAATTGGAATGTTTTCAGCATTATTCTTCTCCCCAGAAGATTATAGACAAGGAGAAATTGTACGGATTATGTACATTCATGTGCCTTCTGCATGTCTTGCTCTTGGAATATATGGACACATTACATCACTTAGTTTCATTTCATTAGTGTGGAACAATAGCATTGCTAATATCTTGGTACACGATGCTGCTCCTGCAGGAACAGTCTCTTCTGCAATATGCTTAATCACAGGTAGCATCTGGGGAAAAGGTACCTGGGACACTTGGTGGGTATGGGACGCAAGGCTTACTTCAATGCTAATTTTATTTTTCCTATATGTTGGCTACCTTTCATTGTGGAGCGCTTTTGATAATGAAGCGTGGGCAAAAAATTCAGCAGCAGTATTTGCCATTTTTAGTGCTATAAATATTCCCGCAGTGTCTACTCTACATCAGCCAGCAAGCATTTTGAGAAGAGGTGGAGTAGCAATAGAATGTTTTTTGCTGTTGCCACTCATTGTAATGTTTATGTTTTATGCCACTTTTTTAGTAGTGTGGATACTGTATTCGCTTTACTTAATTAATttgtacaaaataaagagagaaATCAGTATGCGGTATTAG